In Halorhabdus tiamatea SARL4B, a genomic segment contains:
- a CDS encoding NADH-quinone oxidoreductase subunit B family protein — protein MGRIIDWARNRSPWILHLNCGSCNGCDIETLDALMPRYDVERFGIQQKDTPRHADVLVATGPVTKQMAPRLERVYEQMPEPKLVIAAGSCASTGGVFKDCYNCHEGIDDVIPVDMYIPGCPISPEALIDGIVALLEEAGQDAKAERLAAAKPEIVQDGKRIDEAVPDGAAGQPATDPETQEGTDDTEPVEA, from the coding sequence ATGGGACGCATCATCGACTGGGCGCGGAACCGATCGCCGTGGATACTCCACCTGAACTGCGGGAGTTGCAACGGCTGTGACATCGAGACGCTGGACGCGCTGATGCCCCGGTACGACGTCGAGCGCTTCGGCATCCAACAGAAGGACACGCCGCGACACGCCGACGTCCTCGTCGCGACCGGGCCGGTGACCAAACAGATGGCTCCTCGCCTGGAGCGGGTCTACGAGCAGATGCCCGAGCCAAAGCTGGTGATCGCGGCCGGGTCGTGTGCCTCGACCGGCGGCGTGTTCAAAGACTGTTACAACTGTCACGAGGGCATCGACGACGTGATTCCCGTCGACATGTACATTCCCGGCTGTCCGATCTCGCCCGAGGCGCTGATCGACGGTATCGTCGCGCTGCTGGAGGAGGCCGGCCAGGACGCCAAAGCCGAGCGACTCGCCGCGGCCAAACCCGAGATCGTCCAGGATGGCAAACGCATCGACGAGGCTGTCCCGGACGGGGCCGCGGGCCAGCCAGCAACCGACCCAGAGACACAGGAGGGAACGGATGACACCGAGCCAGTTGAAGCGTAA
- a CDS encoding NADH-quinone oxidoreductase subunit C, whose product MTPSQLKRKLDDELSALLAASEEHDCGRLEFVLADRGDLVEAVTTLQELGITHLITITGVDAGDEIEVLYHFLRYGEYDDGDLGEGVELTIRAIVPKADPTIETLTDVLPGATLYERELMDMLGVEVTGHPNPEKLLLADDFDGGPPLRAENLEVN is encoded by the coding sequence ATGACACCGAGCCAGTTGAAGCGTAAGCTCGACGACGAGCTGTCGGCGTTGCTCGCCGCCTCGGAGGAGCACGACTGCGGTCGCCTCGAGTTCGTCCTCGCGGACAGAGGCGACCTGGTCGAGGCCGTCACGACGCTGCAGGAGCTGGGCATCACCCACCTCATCACGATCACCGGCGTCGACGCCGGCGACGAGATTGAGGTGCTGTATCACTTCCTGCGGTACGGCGAGTACGACGACGGCGACCTGGGCGAGGGCGTCGAACTCACGATCCGGGCGATCGTTCCGAAAGCGGACCCGACGATCGAGACGCTCACCGACGTCCTGCCCGGCGCGACGCTGTACGAACGGGAACTCATGGACATGCTCGGCGTCGAGGTCACGGGCCACCCCAACCCCGAGAAACTCCTGCTGGCCGACGACTTCGACGGCGGGCCACCCCTGCGGGCAGAGAACCTGGAGGTGAACTGA